A single region of the Neomonachus schauinslandi chromosome 3, ASM220157v2, whole genome shotgun sequence genome encodes:
- the TRIM13 gene encoding E3 ubiquitin-protein ligase TRIM13, with translation MELLEEDLTCPICCSLFDDPRVLPCSHNFCKKCLEGILEGTVRNSLWRSSPFKCPTCRKETSATGVNSLQVNYSLKGIVEKYNKIKISPKMPVCKGHLGQPLNIFCLTDMQLICGICATRGDHTKHVFCSIEDAYAQERDAFESLFQSFETWRRGDALSRLDTLETSKRKSLQLLTKDSDKVKEFFEKLQHTLDQKKNEILSDFETMKLAVMQAYDPEINKLNTILQEQRMAFNIAEAFKDVSEPIIFLQQMQEFREKIKVIKETPLPPSNLPTSPLMKNFDTSQWEDIKLVDVDKLSLPQDTGIFISKIPWSFYQLFVVVILLSFLIFFGPTIFLEGSLFDEFTSWKDHLSNFSSYLTKSADFVEQSMFYWEQVMDGFFIFSERFKNFTLVVLNNVAEFVCKYKLL, from the coding sequence ATGGAGCTGCTTGAAGAAGATCTCACGTGCCCAATTTGTTGCAGTCTGTTCGATGATCCGCGAGTTTTGCCTTGCTCACACAACTTTTGCAAAAAATGCTTAGAAGGGATCTTAGAGGGGACTGTGCGGAATTCCTTGTGGAGATCCTCTCCATTCAAGTGCCCTACATGCCGTAAGGAAACTTCAGCTACTGGAGTCAATAGCCTGCAGGTTAATTACTCCCTGAAGGGTATTGTAGAAAAGTATAACAAGATCAAAATCTCTCCCAAAATGCCGGTGTGCAAAGGACACTTGGGGCAGCCTCTCAACATTTTCTGCCTGACTGATATGCAACTGATTTGTGGGATCTGTGCTACTCGTGGTGACCACACCAAGCATGTCTTCTGTTCTATTGAAGATGCCTATGCTCAGGAAAGAGATGCCTTTGAGTCCCTCTTCCAGAGCTTTGAGACCTGGCGTCGGGGAGATGCTCTTTCTCGCTTGGATACCTTGGAAACTAGCAAAAGGAAATCTCTACAGTTACTGACTAAAGATTCAGATAAAGTAAAGGAGTTTTTTGAGAAGTTACAACATACATTAGatcaaaaaaagaatgaaatcctgtctGACTTTGAGACCATGAAACTTGCAGTTATGCAAGCCTATGACCCAGAGATCAACAAACTCAACACCATCTTGCAGGAACAACGAATGGCCTTTAACATTGCTGAGGCTTTCAAAGACGTGTCAGAACCCATCATATTTCTGCAACAGATGCAGGAGttcagggagaaaataaaagtaatcaaGGAAACTCCTTTACCTCCCTCTAATTTGCCCACAAGCCCTTTAATGAAGAACTTTGATACCAGCCAGTGGGAAGACATAAAACTAGTAGATGTGGATAAACTTTCTTTGCCTCAAGACACTGGCATATTCATTAGCAAGATTCCCTGGAGCTTTTATCAGTTATTTGTGGTAGTCATTCTGCttagctttcttattttctttggtcCCACTATATTCCTAGAAGGGTCTTTATTTGATGAATTCACAAGTTGGAAAGACCATCTCTCAAACTTCAGTTCCTATCTGACTAAATCAGCTGATTTTGTAGAACAATCAATGTTTTACTGGGAACAGGTGATGGAtgggtttttcattttcagtgaaaGATTTAAGAATTTTACTTTGGTGGTGCTGAACAATGTGGCAGAATTTGTGTgcaaatataaactattataa